From one Brachypodium distachyon strain Bd21 chromosome 4, Brachypodium_distachyon_v3.0, whole genome shotgun sequence genomic stretch:
- the LOC100839122 gene encoding BOI-related E3 ubiquitin-protein ligase 1, producing the protein MWHGISACLLPLCIKGSSSLSLSLSLPTQSALFLLVPRAERVLPWGFLPFLPMAVQARYAAGCFPRVVDAGYDVDAAFLSAVANNNNGYNHCAAAMASGGAQSELTCHNGAGNGVARKRGRGEVEEQYVSSSSALLPIPGMVKAVAPAPAMAFRSAESAMTSTSGRRPASAASSFATDELVSELLRQNAEIDATVRAELERMRAGLEQARKRQCLSLVRAASASAARRLREKEAELEAARRRAAELESCLRQAAAESQAWCGLARSNEAVAAGLRSTLDHLLLRGAAAPAPAEGFGESDFNSPAGAEDDAQSCCFAAPKEDAGVCSKWACKSCGQGEASVLLLPCRHLCLCKACEPRLDACPVCLATKNASVHIAMD; encoded by the coding sequence ATGTGGCATGGCATCTCGGCCTGCCTCTTGCCCCTTTGTATAAAAGgatcctcctctctctctctctctctctctctcccaacgCAATCCGCCCTCTTCTTGCTTGTGCCCCGTGCAGAGAGAGTTCTTCCCTGGGGCTTTCTTCCATTTCTTCCCATGGCCGTGCAAGCGCGTTACGCTGCCGGGTGCTTCCCCCGCGTCGTTGATGCGGGTTACGATGTCGACGCCGCGTTCCTGTCCGCGGTGGcgaacaacaacaacggctACAACCACTGCGCCGCAGCcatggccagcggcggcgcgcagaGCGAGCTGACGTGCCACAACGGCGCCGGCAACGGCGTGGCGCGGAAGCGCGGCAggggggaggtggaggagcagtacgtgtcgtcgtcgtccgcccTGCTGCCGATCCCTGGCATGGTCAAGGCCGTGGCGCCTGCGCCCGCCATGGCGTTCCGGTCGGCGGAGTCCGCGATGACATCAaccagcggccgccgcccggctTCGGCCGCATCGTCGTTCGCCACGGACGAGCTCGTGTCGGAGCTGTTGCGGCAGAACGCGGAGATCGACGCGACGGTGCGTGCGGAGCTGGAGCGGATGCGCGCCGGGCTGGAGCAGGCGCGGAAGCGGCAGTGCCTGTCGCTGGTGCGCGCGGCGTCCGCGtccgcggcgcggcggctgaGGGAGAAGGAAGCCGAGCTAGAGGCCGCCCGCCGGCGCGCCGCGGAGCTGGAGTCGTGCCTTCGGCAGGCGGCCGCCGAGAGCCAGGCGTGGTGCGGCCTCGCGCGCAGCAACGAGGCCGTCGCGGCCGGGCTCCGTTCGACGCTCGACCACCTGCtcctccgcggcgccgccgccccggccccCGCCGAGGGCTTCGGCGAATCGGACTTCAACTCCCCCGCCGGAGCCGAGGACGACGCTCAGTCCTGCTGCTTCGCGGCGCCCAAGGAGGACGCTGGCGTCTGCTCCAAGTGGGCGTGCAAGTCGTGCGGCCAGGGCGAGGCGTCGGTGCTTCTGCTCCCTTGCCGGCACCTCTGCCTTTGCAAGGCGTGCGAGCCCAGGCTGGACGCCTGCCCTGTCTGCCTCGCCACCAAGAACGCCTCCGTCCACATCGCCATGGACTGA
- the LOC100825550 gene encoding UPF0481 protein At3g47200 — translation MGEASLTSSRSMSQRSVEYHPLMEEEEGLSPAAAAAADDDSSRVCSRSNSSSWVVEMEKKIGDMNSEPAVEMARWKRHSIYRVPERIKNLHNSKAYQPELVSLGPFHHGDPELLPMEEHKRRAVVHLVKRSGKPLRDFICAVAEVAPQLQEAYKDLAGEWRGAGEKRERFVELMVTDGCFLVEAMRMDALRGKVEGDYAPNDPVFSKYGYLYLWNYIQSDMVVVENQLPLLLLQRLLVVLDHDRYQNASGVTRLVLDSLCPWRRHLVAINHLGLHPLDILHTSLTHGDHHDRTGSTAYVMPSAMEIYEAGIHFKVSDTDSLLGVSFERGVLSMPAIRVDDRTEKKFLNLMAFERLHPGAGNDVTAYVIFMDNIISSAKDVALLRSKNIIECGLGSDEEVAKLLNNTLNKGGVMSPSSRLHDVQRQVKAHCGMRWNRWRANFFQRYLRNPWVFISLVAAIVLLVATLLQTVYTVLPFYKPA, via the exons ATGGGGGAGGCGAGCTTGACGAGCAGTCGGAGTATGAGCCAGAGGTCAGTGGAGTACCACCCACtgatggaggaggaagaggggttgtcgccggcagcggcagcggcagccgaCGACGACTCATCACGGGTCTGCAGccgcagcaacagcagcagctgggtagtagagatggagaagaagatcggcGACATGAACAGCGAGCCAGCCGTGGAGATGGCGCGCTGGAAGCGGCACTCCATCTACCGCGTCCCGGAGCGGATCAAGAACCTCCACAACAGCAAAGCCTACCAACCCGAGCTCGTCTCCCTGGGCCCGTTCCACCACGGCGACCCGGAGCTTCTCCCCATGGAAGAACACAAGCGCCGGGCCGTGGTGCACCTCGTCAAACGCTCGGGTAAACCTCTGCGGGACTTCATCTGCGCCGTGGCCGAGGTGGCTCCCCAGCTGCAGGAGGCGTACAAGGACCTTGCGGGAGAGTGGCGCGGCGCCGGGGAGAAGAGGGAGCGGTTCGTGGAGCTGATGGTCACCGACGGGTGCTTCCTGGTGGAGGCCATGCGGATGGACGCGCTGAGGGGCAAAGTGGAAGGGGATTACGCGCCCAATGATCCTGTGTTTAGCAAGTACGGCTACCTCTACCTCTGGAACTACATCCAGTCCGACATGGTCGTCGTGGAGAACCAgctgccgctcctcctcctccagcggcTGCTCGTCGTTCTGGATCACGACAGATATCAG AACGCTTCAGGAGTGACTAGGCTGGTCCTTGATTCTCTCtgcccatggcggcggcaccTGGTCGCCATCAACCACCTGGGGCTCCACCCGCTGGACATCCTGCACACGAGCCTCACCCACGGCGACCACCACGACCGCACGGGGTCGACGGCGTACGTAATGCCCTCGGCGATGGAGATCTACGAGGCCGGGATCCACTTCAAGGTGAGCGACACCGACAGCCTCCTGGGCGTCAGCTTCGAGCGCGGCGTGCTGAGCATGCCGGCGATCCGTGTCGACGACAGGACGGAGAAGAAGTTCCTCAACCTGATGGCGTTCGAGCGGCTCCACCCGGGCGCCGGCAACGACGTGACGGCGTACGTGATCTTCATGGACAACATCATCAGCTCCGCCAAGGACGTGGCACTGCTCAGGTCCAAGAACATCATCGAGTGTGGCCTGGGCAGCGACGAGGAGGTGGCCAAGCTGCTGAATAACACGTTGAATAAAGGAGGGGTGATGAGCCCGTCTAGTAGGCTCCATGACGTGCAGCGGCAGGTCAAGGCTCACTGCGGGATGAGGTGGAATCGGTGGCGGGCGAATTTTTTCCAGAGGTACCTAAGGAACCCCTGGGTGTTCATctccctcgtcgccgccattGTCCTGCTCGTCGCCACCCTCTTGCAGACCGTTTACACAGTCTTGCCTTTTTACAAGCCGGCGTAG
- the LOC104584535 gene encoding transcription initiation factor TFIID subunit 8-like yields MGTPARDPCDAVAALAPLPVVSTISIAQILRASGYSSAESAALRALSDIAGRYITSLGRTASAIAEAQGWTESNLLDLTLALEEHKLAGFSGASDPTRPVLCSGVLSELAGFVRMVRLVPFAKLLPRMGEQVLHTKRWESFASAGKEPPLGHVPRWLPCFPEQEADSEGIKGKWELRRLVEVQGEQMVKVTDDGKEGRGVVPGKRGKVKFLIGDKKQRWVGFDKHGGGFERFVGK; encoded by the coding sequence ATGGGAACTCCAGCAAGGGATCCTTGTGACGCGGTCGCGGCCCTTGCCCCCCTGCCTGTGGTTTCCACCATCTCGATAGCCCAGATCCTCCGTGCATCCGGCTACTCTTCTGCGGAGTCAGCTGCCCTCCGTGCTCTCTCTGACATTGCCGGCCGCTACATCACTTCCTTGGGCCGCACTGCCTCAGCCATTGCTGAGGCCCAAGGCTGGACAGAATCCAACCTGCTTGATCTCACTCTCGCACTCGAGGAACACAAACTTGCTGGATTCTCTGGTGCATCCGACCCTACTCGCCCAGTGCTATGCTCCGGTGTGCTCTCGGAGCTTGCAGGGTTCGTCCGCATGGTGAGACTGGTGCCATTTGCGAAGTTGCTGCCGAGGATGGGAGAACAGGTTTTACATACCAAAAGGTGGGAGAGCTTCGCATCAGCAGGGAAAGAGCCACCGTTGGGACATGTGCCCAGGTGGCTGCCATGCTTCCCTGAGCAGGAGGCTGATAGTGAAGGGATTAAGGGGAAGTGGGAACTGCGTAGGCTAGTCGAAGTTCAGGGTGAGCAGATGGTTAAGGTGACTGACGATGGAAAGGAGGGCAGGGGAGTGGTGCCGGGGAAGAGGGGGAAGGTGAAGTTTCTCATTGGTGATAAGAAGCAGCGGTGGGTGGGATTTGACAAGCACGGTGGTGGATTTGAACGATTTGTGGGGAAGTGA